ACTCTGCAGTCCACAGGGTGCTGAGAGGCACGAGGTGGAATCCCAACCCTCTGGGTCTGGGGCCCACTCCAAACACGAGGTCAAAAGCGCTCTGAGAGAGAGGTGTGAGCAGGTGTGGGCTCAGGACGCAGGTCTCCTCCATAGAAGGGGAGGGGGCTGTCTTAACTCAGACAACACCCCAGGGCCCCAGTTCTGCTCCGGGGAAGTTGCTCACCACCCTCTGGGATCTGGGGAGAGAGCTCCTCTGCTATCCTGACCCACCCTTCCCCCTGTCCCCTCATGCAGAGGCCCTGGAGGTAACTCAACTCTTGGCTGTGCTGCTAGtgataataataagaataaaaataggtAGTATGCACAGAGCACTTggtacgtgccaggcactgtgctaagggctttccactcattatcttatttaaccttGACATAACTCTGAGATGGGCATTAAACCCACTTTCTAGATAAGgtgaactcaggtctgtctgataGCAGCCTTTAGGTTCTTTCTGCTTCACTAGTTTTCCACCCCCTTAACATCCTTCTTGGGGACCTCTGGCCATCGGCATCCTTCCTTCTCAGCGTCCACCTGCCCCCTTTCCCCACCAGCCCCTTCTCCATCCCCCAACTGCCCAGGCCCCACCTCCACCTGCCAGAAAAGCACTTCCCTCTTCCTGACTCACCCAGATAGGAGGCCCAGACCCCTTTCTCCTTGACCATCTTTAATCTGGCACTTGGGGTCCCCAGAGCTGTCCCTGAAGGTCACCCCGCCTTCCTGgggctctctcttctgcttccccCACAGGGGGGAACTCCGTCCTGGGCTGCTTTCTTTCCACTGTGGCTTCATCACAGGGTAGCACCCAAGACCCTGCCTTCAGTGTAACCAGAAATCTTTGTGGTCTCCAGGAGCCTTCTGGACCCTGGTCAGGTGCACTGCCGTCCTTGCCCCCATCCCCCCCTCGCTCTGTGTTCAGCAGCCACCAGGTCAGCTCCATTCTTCTGCAAAGTTCTGCCCCTGTGACCTTCCCTCTCTGGCCTCAAGCCTCACACTTTCTTACTGAGACCAACTCAGCAGCCTCCTGACAGAGCTCCCTGCCTCTCAGGGACCCACCTTTGACCCAGCACCCACCCCGAGGCCAGGCCATTGTTCACCTTACAGCTCTGACCTCACCACTGCCCTGCCTGCAACTCTTCATGGGCCCCTGTAGTCAGTCTTTAACTTGGCTGTTCAGGTGCCAACATCAGTACAGTGTTTTTGGTTGTGTGTCCCCGGTGCATATTCACTCATCTAATAATTCTATACATCTTGTGGCAGCCAGCCTTCAAGATGGCCCCTGATTATTCTCACCCCCTGGTATTCACACTCTCGTGTGGTTCCTTTCCACACTGGGGAGCCACTAGGATGCTGTGGAGATGATGGGGTGttacttctgaggctaggtcatagAAGAAATTGCAGCCTCCACCTTGTGCTCGCCGATCAtctgctctgggggaagccagccgcCATGTTgcaaggacactcaagcagccctgtggagGGGCCCATGTGGTGAGGAGCTGAgacctcctgccaacagccagcactAACTTGCCAGTCTTGTGAGTGAGTCACCTTGGAAGCTGATCCTCCGGTCTCAGTCAGGTCTTCAAATGACTGTAGCATGGACATACATCCTGACAGCACTCTCATGAGAGACTCTGAGCCACAACAAACCCGCCAAGCTgcacccagattcctgaccctcagaaactgagCGAGATGATAAATATTCCTTGTTTTCAATTGCTCAGTTTTGGAATGATCATTTTACAGCAATAGATCACTAACACGCATTTACCACTGTACAAGTCTATTATGTACATGGTAAAACACATCCCCAAGTAGAAATCTAAAGAAAagggataaaaatatatataaagtgttttgttttgttttttggttttgttttgttttttgccacgCCGCACAGCTTGAGGGACTTTAGTTCCccaccggggattgaacccgggccctaagcagtgaaagcccagagtcctaaccactggaccgccaggggattccctaAATAAAGTTCTACTGTTTTTTTGCcacaccctcttttttttttctttcccccacaGTGCTTGGGTTTTATTTAACATCACTTCCGTGACCAAGAGCCAGCTTGGAATCCACAGTCAGGACAGAGCCAGGACATGGGCCACAGCGCACCAGGACCCGCGTCCTCCCAGCCTGCCCTGCGCTCACAGGTTTTAGAGCCCTTGTAAAACGAGCTCCTATAAGCAGCTGCTTCTCGTGGAAACTCAGACGGCGGTGGGTGGGTCAGGGTGGGCGGGTCAGGGTGGGCTCCTAATTGCTGGTCTTCTTTTGTTTCAGTCTAAGCTTGTTCCAAATCCTCTCCAGGGCCACTTTTCCCATGAAGAAGGTGATGGCCAAATTACGCTTGTACCAGTCCCTGTTACAATACATGTGCTTCcgaaaatttttacttaaaaattcctTGTAAAAGTCAGCCATTTCTTCTGCATTCAGTGTTGCTTTTTGACCTGATTCAGCTCTCAGTTCCAGGCCTTTGGCTTTTAGTCTTGAGTCAataaattcttctttttcctaaaagaagACAGCTATCAGAACTCCCTTTCTtcgtctttttgtttttccttggctAGGACACAGCTCTCAGTGCTCTGGAGAAGTCTGGATGTGGATTTCCTGAGAAGTGGCCCATCTCAAAGCCTTTAGAAAAGTCAAATTCTGGTTTGCCCAGAACTGTTGGTTCCGTTCTTGTGTTTCTTGTcttaattctcttaacttttgttcCAATGGTGATTCATTTTCAGGGATGTAAAAGTGAACAGGTTGAAGGTTTGAATGTTTATCTGGGGGTCCTATCCAATCATGGCAAGATTTTCTTGGAGGGCAGAATCTCGagacctgctagtgttggagggtttcctgcagaggGGGGGATGGccgtggctcaccgtggggacaaggacactggcagcagaagttctgggaagcactccttggcgtgagccctcccagagtccgcctcTTGCCACCCTCTTAATGGATGATCTTGTGATCCCCCTGGGGCACATGTCCCCCCAGTTTGGAGACCTCTGTGCTTCTGAATGACATTCAAGATGCCTCACCCCGAGATTCAAGGCCCTCCTCAGGGTGGCCCAAGCTACAACTCTGGACATTTCTCCCACTCTTTCCAGGGTCACTTGCTTATTACAACTGATAAAAATCCTTCCTGTTCTTTCAGGCCAGCGTCACAGACCTCCCGTAGGGAGCCTGGTGGTGGGATTCCCAGGTTTGGAGCCCGGCCTCTCTGAACTACTCTCTCCACGTGCTCCATATCCCAAGGTGAAGTGTACTCAGAGGGGACAGCGTCGCCTTGCATGAAGAGGCAGAGTTCTAAAAGTGGCCCCCAAGATTCCATACTGTCCTCCCCAGCACCTGAGAACATGCTGAGATATCTCTCTCCCAACTGTTATGTTATAGGGAGTGACCATTACCTATGGCCGTACACATTGTACCGGCGGCTGGCTTGTAAATCAGCACccagtgtattgtgttgtttgtcTGGCTTTCTTCATAGTGTCTTATCACCTCTGACTCCTGTTCTTAAGTTGTTGTGTATGTCATGTACACAGCTGACCTTAGGACAGGAAGATTCTCCAGGTGGGCCTAATCTAATCCCAAGAGCCCCTTTGAAAGCACAGGGGGAGTCAGAGAGATCTGCATCTCGAGGAAGATTCCAGGCACTGTTGCTGACTTTGCAGATGGAGGGGCCATGCGATGAGGAAGGCAGGTGGCCTCGAGGAACAGAGGGTGGCCCCCAGACGACAGCCAGCAAGGAGATGGGGGCCTCAGTCCTACGGCTGCGAGGAACTGGATTCTGTCAACAACCTGAAGGAGCTTGGGAGCAGATTCTTCTCCTTTGCCTCCAAAAATGAATACAGTCCTGCCAGCATCTTAATCTCAGCTTTGtcagaccctgagcagagaagccAGCTTGGACTTCTGCCCTACGGAGCTATGAGCTAATAAATGGGTGTcatttcaagccactaagtttggggtgcATTGTTACTctgcaatagaaaatgaatacacgAGGCTATGCCCCTGAAGACCTTGCATAATTCAAGGTATatattctttcttgttttttggcCTCGCTGCGCAGCTCGtgggttccctgaccagggatcgaacccaggacccctgctgtggaagtgcagagtcctaaccactggaccaccagggaaatcccaaggtatatcttctttttttcttttttttctttttggctgtgttgggtcttcatttctatgcgagggctttctctagttgctgcaagcgggggccactgttcatcgcggtgtgcgggcctct
This Balaenoptera acutorostrata chromosome 20, mBalAcu1.1, whole genome shotgun sequence DNA region includes the following protein-coding sequences:
- the LOC114238731 gene encoding cytochrome c oxidase assembly factor 8 yields the protein MAVSRFCPPRKSCHDWIGPPDKHSNLQPVHFYIPENESPLEQKLRELRQETQERNQQFWANQNLTFLKEKEEFIDSRLKAKGLELRAESGQKATLNAEEMADFYKEFLSKNFRKHMYCNRDWYKRNLAITFFMGKVALERIWNKLRLKQKKTSN